Proteins encoded by one window of Candidatus Abyssobacteria bacterium SURF_5:
- a CDS encoding cell division protein FtsA: MTKGTPILALDIGTSKVCALIAEPVSDQTLKVLGFGESKSDGLKKGVIINIERTISAIQRAVEEAETQAGV, encoded by the coding sequence ATGACCAAAGGGACTCCGATATTAGCTCTTGACATAGGGACGAGCAAAGTCTGCGCCCTCATCGCGGAGCCGGTGTCCGACCAGACGCTCAAGGTCCTGGGTTTCGGGGAAAGCAAGTCCGATGGATTAAAAAAGGGAGTCATCATAAACATTGAACGGACCATTTCCGCCATCCAGCGAGCCGTCGAAGAGGCGGAAACCCAGGCAGGTGTC